Genomic DNA from Paenibacillus sp. KS-LC4:
CTGTCCAGCTACGTCGATGAAATTGTCATTGTGGATGATGCAAGCACCGACGCAACCGTTGAAATTTGCAAAGCCTGCCGCAAAGTTGTGAGGCTGGTGGAAAATGAGGAGCGGCTGTTCGGCTGCGAATGGCGGCTCCGCCAAATGCTGTGGCGGGCGGCCGAGGAAACCGAGCCCGACTGGCTGCTTGCGGTTGATGCGGACGAATTTTATGAGGAAGCCGCCAAGACTGAGATGCGAAGCTTGATCAATCAGGGAGCATATGACTGGGTTGCTTTTCGCATGTATGATTTCTGGGGGTCTGTGACGCATTACCGAGAGGATGCCTGGTGGAATTTGCATCAACGACCGACGGTGACTCTCACTCGCTACTTGCCCGGCTATCATTATGCCTATCCGCAATGGGCCCATCATGTGCCGCGTCTCCCACTCACTTGCAGTGCGCTTCCCGGAGCGCTGACAGAGCTGCGTATTAAGCATTTCGGATGGGCAGGAAGCGCGGAGCAGCGCCTTCAAAAATATGAGCGGTACATGCAGCTTGACCCGGAGGGCAAATGGGGCAGCCTCGCCCACTATGCCTCGATTCTTGATCCGAACCCCCGGCTAGTTCGCTGGGCGGAGCGAATAGTGCCGAAGGGGGAGTAGAAGAATGGGCAATGGGGATGCACGGGCTGACGTTACGATATTGACCCATAGCTATTTGAATGCCTATCAGCAGCAGTATACCCGTCCCTTCGGCGGCGGGCTTGAGCGTTATGTAGGACTGCTGTGCCGCACCATTGCAAGGATGGGACTGCGCCCGCTCGTCTACCAGCTCTCTTATTATGGTGAATTCTTCACCAGCTACGAAGGGAGTCCAGTCCGCGGCTGGACCTATGAGGTGGACGCATTGGCTGCCGCCTTCGAGCGTATGGCGGATGCCGCTGAGGGTCTTATTATATATGCGAGCTGCATTTGGCAGCCCATTGCTTATCGTCCCGGCAGCATCGGCATCTGCCACGGCATCAACTGGGATTACAGCCGCATGGAGCTGAAAACGAAAGCGAACATCGCCGCCATAATCGGCAGCGCCATCCGCCAGCTCGACCTGATCGTGTCGGTCGACTCGCATTTTCAAACCTATTGCCGCGCCACCTGCGAGTTTGACGATTCCTCCAAAATCGCCTTGCTGCCAAATTCGGTGGACACTAGCCGATTTCTTCCTAAAAACGAGACATCGGCAAATCGTCTCTCACCGAAGGATGTCGAGGGGCACGCCTATGAAAAGAAACAGACGGACTATAAGCCGCTGCGCGTGCTTTATCCAAGAAGGCTGAGCTATGAGCGCGGTGTTGTAGCGATGATGCTCGTGACAGATAAGCTGCTGAACCGTTTTGCAAATGTGACCGTGGAGTTCGCGGGGGAGCTGCTGGAGCATACTCCCGTTGCCGCCGCTTTTCAGCTCTGGTTAGAGGCTCAGCCGCATAAGGAGCGCATCCTCGTGCGGACCTACAGCTTTGATAACGTGTTAGCTGCCTATCATGCGGCAGATATTGCCGTCATTCCTACGCTTTATTCCGAGGGAACCTCCCTCTCATGCTTGGAGGCGATGAGCTGCGGCGTACCCGTCGTCGCCACGGATATCGGCGGGCTCAATGACATCGTCATTGATGGTCTGAACGGACGCCTCGTCCCCCCTCGATGGGTACCGATTTATGAAGCGATATGCGACTTGCTTGGCGACGCCTCTCTTCGGAGCGAAATGGGGGCTTCCGCCCGTCAAACCGCGCTCGCCTTCGATGAAGCGAGATGGAGCAGCAGGTGGGAGCGCCTAATTGCGGCCCAGTTGGAGAAGCTGGGGCGGAATGCTGAGACATAGATATAGCGATATAATGGCTTAACGACGTAGAGACTAGAGACATAGCGAACAACGGCATAACGGCATAACGAACAACAGCATAATGAGATAACGACACCATGACATAACGAACAACAGCAGAACGAGGTAACGAACAATGAGATAACGGCATAACGAACAATGACATAACACCAGAGCAGGGATGCCTTGAACGCATTCGTGCTATAAGCATTATGCCATTTATATAAGGAAGCGGCTGTCGTTATAGCAGCCGCAAGGGGAATAGGGCCGAGCTGATGCGCTGCATCAGCTCGGTTTCGCTTTGCAGCGGCGCGGGCGCGGGACTGACGCCGCGTGCTGCGTGGCTGTCCGCCCGGCGGCCGCATAGCAGCCGGGCGCGGGACGCGTAGGCGGCGGCTGCGCCGGAGGCCGCCGCACGCGCGAGCCAGGGCGGCGCGGCAGCAGCGCGCGCCGCCGTAAAATGCGCAGCGGCAGCAGGCCAGGCGCCTGCCGCTGCTGCGAAGGCGCCCGCGGCCAGCTTTGCTGCGGGCGCGAGCAAGGCCTCGGCCGGCGGCGAAGCTGCCGGCTGGCGGCCTGGGCTTGCAGCCTGCATGCGCAGCAGGCTGCACCACGCCAGCGGCGGCGCATCCGCCGGTGCGCCGCCGCTGGCGCAAAGCGCTTGCCAGTCGCGCACATGATGCAGCGCCTGTGTCACCAGTGCGGAGTCGGCTCCGCCTCCCGCACGAGCTGAGTCATCGCCTGCTGACGAGTCCAGCGCCGCCGTATAAGCCTCCCGCCATTTCCCGGCGGGCAGGCTTTGCCATAGCTGGGAGCCGCCAGCCTTGTCGCCCTGCTGAACAAGCAGCAGACCTTGCCAAAAAATGCGTTGGTCGCGCTCCGCCAACGCTTCAATCAGCTGAGCGGACACCTCCGGCTGCCGTTCCAAGCCCATATAAGCAAGCTTGCCCAGCAGGTCGTTCAATAGCTTTTGCTGTTTTAGCCCTTCTCCTGTCCGTCCTTCCTGCTTCGACGTTTCACCTTTATCTGCCTGAAGAATACTTGTGCTTGCCAGCAGCCATTTGCTGCGTATCCCTTCGTCCCACGCCCCTAGCAGCAGCAGCCGTTCCCAAGCCGGAGCATAGTCTGGCCGCGCCTGAATGGCGGCCACGTAGCGGTCAGCAGCCGCTTGCCACTCATACATCCGCTCATGGCAAAAGCCTGCTCCGCACATGGAACGGTAGCTCCCCGCTCCTGCGGCTGACGAATAAAAGCTGGCTGCCGTTCCAAGCTCAAGCGCTATCTCCAGCTTTTTTAACGCTTCCTCAGCAAAATCCAATTCCAGCAGCGCTGCTGCCCAAGCTTCATATAAATCAGGGAAATCAGCGTAGCCGAATGCTTTGACTCCCCTTTCCGCCCAATGCGCCGCCGCTTCCGCTGTCCCTCTTGCCAGGCAAGAGCGGCTCAGCTTAAGCAGCACATCCGACGCGTAGCCGCAATCCGGCGGCAGCTCGGCGGCAAGCGGCTCGAGCCAGCCAATCGCTTTTTCCCAATCGCCATAGGTACAGCATTCCGTGCCCATGGCATAGCGCAGGACGGGATCTGCGGGATTACGCCGCAAGGCGTTTTGCAAAATAGCGGCGTTCCGTTGTTTTTTGCCCCGTGCGGCTATCACCTCATCCCGATAGCCCTCATGACGCACGACGACCGGAGCAAGCAGCAAGCCGCCCCGCTCCAGCGCAGCGACAGCTGTCGCCGTCTCCTCGTGAATAGCGCCTGCAAACCGAATCCGCTCATCGTTGCGGAACAAGCGGCATACCGCATCCGTCAGCTCATCTTCCGCTCCTTCGCACCCTATCCGGCTAATAAGCCGGACATAATAGCCGAAGTGCTCCTCATCCGCAAGCAGCATCCGCCACTGTTCCAGCTGCAGCGGCTCCAGCCGCTCATCAGCGTCAAGCACTAAAATCCATGGCTGCACGGCCGCCTCCAGCCCTTTGTTGCGAGCCCGCGAAAAATCGCTGTGCCACGTAGCTTGCAGTACCCGAGCGCCATATGATCGCGCGATTTCCACCGTCCGGTCAACCGAGCCCGTATCGACGATGATCATTTCACTCACATAGGGGAGGACGGATTCCAGGCAGCTCTCCAAAAACCTTTCCTCATCGCGCACAATCATACACAAAGATAAGGGCAGCTTTTCCGACTCTACTGCCCTCGCTTTCTCCCCCCATGCATCATCGGCACCGCCTTCACGAAACGCTGCATCCACATTTTCACCCTGCATCCACAACCCCTCCCTGCTGCTTCGCTTTCTGTCTACCAGCCCTCCTCACCCGGCAGCAGCAAACGAGTAAGCTGGATCGCCTCTTTCCTCAAGCTCGCTCGGCCATTCTGGCCAGCCTGCCGCAGCTGCTGGTGCTTTGCCAGCCATTGATCGGCTCGCAGCCACCACTGGCGGGCGGTTACAGCCGCACTTCCTGTACTTCCTGTACTTCCCGCACTTCCCTTATCCCCTACACCATAGCCTATGCTCCACTCCGCATCCCTTGCGAGCTGCTGTGCCAGCTCATCTGGCAGCGGAAGCCCGCTGTACTCCCGCCGCTCAATAGCCTCCGCCTGCTTACGAAGCAATTGGCGATGCTCATGCTGCTCCTGCAAATCCGCCTGCCATCGCAGCCAATCGGCAGCCGCAGCAGGGCAGCCGGAAGCCAGCATAACGGCGGCAAGCTTGCGTACAGCTCCCTCATTAGGGCAGCCGATACGTGCGGCAAGGACAGCTAACAGCCGTTCTTCCTCGCCCGCTGCGCGAAAATACCTGCACAGCCTGAACAGTGGCGGCAGCAGGCTAGGCTGCTGCCGCAGCGCCGCCACATAGGCGGACACCAGCCCTTGCTCATCGAGCAAAGCTTCGCTGATGCGCCCTAGCAAGTAGGCGGTGCGATACGTCCCAATGCCCTCTTCTGTATGGTAGTGAGCGGGCGCACCTGCTAGCTCAAGTGCATGCTCTGCTGTCTGGGCTGCTTCCCGCAAGCTT
This window encodes:
- a CDS encoding glycosyltransferase family 4 protein is translated as MGNGDARADVTILTHSYLNAYQQQYTRPFGGGLERYVGLLCRTIARMGLRPLVYQLSYYGEFFTSYEGSPVRGWTYEVDALAAAFERMADAAEGLIIYASCIWQPIAYRPGSIGICHGINWDYSRMELKTKANIAAIIGSAIRQLDLIVSVDSHFQTYCRATCEFDDSSKIALLPNSVDTSRFLPKNETSANRLSPKDVEGHAYEKKQTDYKPLRVLYPRRLSYERGVVAMMLVTDKLLNRFANVTVEFAGELLEHTPVAAAFQLWLEAQPHKERILVRTYSFDNVLAAYHAADIAVIPTLYSEGTSLSCLEAMSCGVPVVATDIGGLNDIVIDGLNGRLVPPRWVPIYEAICDLLGDASLRSEMGASARQTALAFDEARWSSRWERLIAAQLEKLGRNAET
- a CDS encoding glycosyltransferase codes for the protein MQGENVDAAFREGGADDAWGEKARAVESEKLPLSLCMIVRDEERFLESCLESVLPYVSEMIIVDTGSVDRTVEIARSYGARVLQATWHSDFSRARNKGLEAAVQPWILVLDADERLEPLQLEQWRMLLADEEHFGYYVRLISRIGCEGAEDELTDAVCRLFRNDERIRFAGAIHEETATAVAALERGGLLLAPVVVRHEGYRDEVIAARGKKQRNAAILQNALRRNPADPVLRYAMGTECCTYGDWEKAIGWLEPLAAELPPDCGYASDVLLKLSRSCLARGTAEAAAHWAERGVKAFGYADFPDLYEAWAAALLELDFAEEALKKLEIALELGTAASFYSSAAGAGSYRSMCGAGFCHERMYEWQAAADRYVAAIQARPDYAPAWERLLLLGAWDEGIRSKWLLASTSILQADKGETSKQEGRTGEGLKQQKLLNDLLGKLAYMGLERQPEVSAQLIEALAERDQRIFWQGLLLVQQGDKAGGSQLWQSLPAGKWREAYTAALDSSAGDDSARAGGGADSALVTQALHHVRDWQALCASGGAPADAPPLAWCSLLRMQAASPGRQPAASPPAEALLAPAAKLAAGAFAAAAGAWPAAAAHFTAARAAAAPPWLARAAASGAAAAYASRARLLCGRRADSHAARGVSPAPAPLQSETELMQRISSALFPLRLL
- a CDS encoding glycosyltransferase — protein: MSGLKPFRMPRKTTGNKLTAIMQVRNEEGRYLEALLDDLSSYVDEIVIVDDASTDATVEICKACRKVVRLVENEERLFGCEWRLRQMLWRAAEETEPDWLLAVDADEFYEEAAKTEMRSLINQGAYDWVAFRMYDFWGSVTHYREDAWWNLHQRPTVTLTRYLPGYHYAYPQWAHHVPRLPLTCSALPGALTELRIKHFGWAGSAEQRLQKYERYMQLDPEGKWGSLAHYASILDPNPRLVRWAERIVPKGE